Proteins encoded by one window of Haliotis asinina isolate JCU_RB_2024 chromosome 6, JCU_Hal_asi_v2, whole genome shotgun sequence:
- the LOC137287579 gene encoding beta-1,4-galactosyltransferase galt-1-like → MKRHFFRSLTFKRFLLLLCGVYLCMVLLFHSRLQVDRPISAVVETVQEKTTTSAIQAKIPAVVFNDSVEGLKGWVRNYYNVKNLAKEISNLEKMVDKVKGELIINTTPPNVDENGDLNLGKNCIRKSDDSGVGKFRELERGVYVYSAYLDDRKKQKFIRFIMLVAKDRRYKFTMTCVFGDGTEMSTKPYEMCENHNKQFGGYIYSCPITNGTLCPVRIKTIAGQRLVSVPIVPVTMVTKPYEYGICIPPLFGKIKGDVLVEFLELSMLLGAEHFYFYNYSITNEMAEILKHYHSRKLVTLIPWKLPKEVSDKSIWYHGQLLAHNDCMYRSMSTMKHMAINDVDEFIIPHTAAKSWKEFIPGLIGDKHCGVSFSSAFFDPSHGIKHPSGLLTMGHMVRSQQFSHVRTKVMVMPQRVFEVGIHHISKQNEERWTPQKVHPDVAYLHHYRRCVSNYGMKCTTTTEDKTVSKYFEKLQSNFDKSMTYIENILANITTPTPPKKKSKKRM, encoded by the coding sequence ATGAAAAGGCATTTTTTTCGCTCACTGACTTTCAAACGTTTTTTACTGCTACTGTGTGGGGTGTACCTCTGCATGGTCCTATTGTTCCACAGCAGACTACAGGTAGATCGACCAATCAGTGCAGTTGTTGAAACTGTGCAAGAAAAAACTACAACTTCAGCCATACAAGCGAAAATTCCTGCAGTGGTGTTCAATGACAGTGTTGAGGGCCTCAAAGGCTGGGTAAGGAATTATTACAATGTGAAAAATTTAGCCAAAGAAATATCTAACCTTGAGAAAATGGTGGACAAGGTCAAGGGCGAGCTGATTATCAACACAACACCTCcaaatgttgatgaaaatgGTGATCTTAACCTCGGCAAAAACTGCATCAGGAAATCAGATGACTCTGGAGTAGGCAAGTTCCGGGAACTTGAAAggggtgtgtatgtgtattctGCATATCTGGATGATCGGAAAAAACAGAAGTTTATTCGTTTCATCATGTTAGTTGCCAAAGATAGACGGTACAAATTCACCATGACATGTGTATTTGGGGATGGAACTGAAATGTCGACAAAACCATATGAAATGTGTGAAAATCATAACAAACAATTTGGTGGGTATATCTACTCCTGTCCCATCACAAATGGTACTCTCTGTCCTGTAAGGATAAAGACAATAGCAGGACAGAGATTAGTCTCAGTGCCAATTGttcctgttaccatggttacaaaacCATACGAGTACGGGATCTGTATACCTCCCTTGTTTGGTAAAATCAAAGGTGATGTTCTTGTTGAGTTCTTGGAACTGTCAATGCTGTTAGGTGctgaacatttttatttttataattattctATCACAAATGAAATGGCAGAAATTCTAAAACATTATCACTCTCGTAAACTTGTCACACTCATTCCCTGGAAGTTACCCAAAGAGGTAAGTGACAAATCTATCTGGTACCATGGTCAGCTGTTGGCTCACAATGACTGTATGTACCGTTCCATGAGCACCATGAAACACATGGCCATCAATGACGTGGACGAGTTTATAATTCCACATACTGCTGCAAAATCCTGGAAAGAATTTATTCCCGGACTCATTGGGGACAAACACTGTGGTGTTTCCTTCTCTAGTGCCTTCTTTGACCCGAGTCACGGCATCAAGCATCCGTCAGGATTACTGACCATGGGACACATGGTGAGATCACAGCAATTCAGCCATGTCCGCACCAAGGTTATGGTGATGCCGCAGCGTGTGTTTGAGGTGGGCATCCACCATATAAGTAAACAAAACGAGGAACGCTGGACACCCCAGAAGGTACATCCCGATGTTGCGTATCTCCACCACTACCGACGTTGTGTTTCTAATTACGGGATGAAGTGCACCACCACAACTGAGGACAAGACTGTgtccaaatattttgaaaaacttCAGTCAAATTTTGATAAATCAATGACATACATTGAAAACATTCTCGCCAACATTACAACACCAACACCTCCAAAAAAGAAATCAAAAAAGCGTATGTAA